A window of Kineococcus sp. NBC_00420 genomic DNA:
AAGGCGGTCACGACGGCCTTCGCGGTGGCCTGCGCCGTCTCGTCGACCCCCGTGAGCCAGGTGATGGTCGTGCCTCCGGCGCTGTCGTCGGAGGTCGAGCCCAGGCTGCCTGCGCTGCAGGCGGTCAGCGGCGCCAGGGTCAGGACGACGGCCAGGGCGAGGGCGCGACGCAACGGTCGGACGCGGTGTGGATCGTGTGTCATGGACGTCTCCTCTTCGAGACTGCAGCCGGCGGCAGTGCCGGCACTTCACCGCCTGACACGATTCAAAGCGGTACCCCGAGTTTGGAGACTGGGGCACCGGGAGTCAAGCACCGAGCCGTCACATTCCCGGATCGTTTGCGCAGGTCAGCCCGGAATGCGCTTACCCACGTCAGTTCGTGGACCGAGGCCCGAAACGACGACCGCCTCGGCGGGCAGCGTGTTCGACGCACCTTGTGAAACGTGTCAAAGTCCCGCTATCGTGACCGGACCCCGATGGAGTGGAGTCCCCATGAACGAGACACAGGTCCTCGCCGCCCTGCGCGAGCAGACGATCGAACTCCCCAGCTGGGCGTTCGGGAACTCCGGCACCCGCTTCAAGGTGTTCGGCACCCCCGGAACCCCCCGCGACCCCTTCGAGAAGCTCAGCGACGCCGCCCAGGTGCACCGCTACACGGGCGTCGCCCCCCGCGTCTCCCTGCACATCCCCTGGGACCTCGTCGACGACTACGGCAAGCTCGCCGCCCACGCGGCCGACCTCGGCGTCACCATCGGCATGATCAACTCCAACCTCTTCCAGGACGACGAGTACAAGCTCGGCTCCCTGACCCACACCGACCCGAAGGTGCGCGCCAAGGCCGTCGCCCACCACGCCCAGTGCATCGACGTCATGCGGGCCACCGGGTCCAAGGAACTCAAGCTGTGGCTCCCGGACGGCACCAACTACCCCGGCCAGGACGACCTGCGGGACCGCCAGGACCGCCTCGCGGAGTCCCTGCAGCAGATCTACGCCCTCCTCGACGACGACCACCGCCTCGTCCTGGAGTACAAGTTCTTCGAACCCGCCTTCTACTCCACCGACGTCCCCGACTGGGGCACCTCGCTGCTGCACTGCCTAGCACTCGGCGAGAGGGCCAAGGTCGTCCTGGACACCGGGCACCACGCCCCCGGCACCAACATCGAGTTCATCGTCGTCCAGCTGCTGCGTCAGGGCCGCCTGGGCGCGTTCGACTTCAACTCCCGCTTCTACGCCGACGACGACCTCATGGCCGGCGCCGCGGACCCGTTCCAGCTGTTCCGGGTCATGTACGAGATCGTCCGCTCCGACGCCCTGCGCGCCGACAGCGGCGTGAACTTCATGCTCGACCAGTGCCACAACGTCGAGGACAAGATCCCCGGCCAGATCCGCTCCGTCACCAACGTCCAGCAGGCCACCGCCAAGGCCCTGCTCGTCGACCGGGACGCGCTGCGCGCCGCCCAGCAGGCCGGCGACGTCCTCGGCGCCAACGACGTGTTCATGGACGCGTACCACACAGACGTCCGCCCCCTCCTCGCCGGACTGCGCGAGGAGATGGGCCTGGACCCGGACCCGATGGCCGCGTTCAAGGCCTCGGGCTACCTCGCACGGATCGCCGCCGAACGCATCGGGGGCCAGCAGGCTGGATGGGGAGCATGAGTCCTGCAGGACGGACCACGGTCGGGGAACTGATCGCCCGCTCGAACGCCCTGGGGGCGGACCCGCGGTTCACCAACTACGCCGGCGGGAACACCTCCGCCAAGGGCAGCGCCACCGACCCCGTCACCGGCACCGACGTGGAACTGCTGTGGGTGAAGGGCTCCGGCGGAGACCTCGGCACGCTCACCGAGCAGGGCCTCGCCGTCCTGCGCCTGGACCGCGTGCGGGCGTTGAAGGACGTCTACCCGGGTCTGGAGCGCGAGGACGAGATGGTCGCCGCGTTCGACTACTGCCTGCACGGCAGGGGCGGCGCCGCCCCGTCCATCGACACCGCGATGCACGCCCTGGTCGACGCCGCCCACGTCGACCACCTCCACCCCGACGCCGGCATCGCCCTGGCCTGCGCCGCCGACGGGGAGAAGCTCACCGAACAGGTCTACGGCGACAAGGTCGTCTGGGTCCCGTGGCGCCGTCCGGGGTTCCAGCTCGGCCTCGACCTCGCCGCGATCAAGGACGCCAACCCCCAGGCCGTCGGGACGATCCTCGGCGGGCACGGCATCACCGCCTGGGGCGACACCTCGGCGCAGGCCGAGGCGAACTCCCGGTGGATCATCGAGACCGCCGAGGCGTTCCTGGCGCAGAACTCCCACCCGCAACCCTTCGGCCCCGTGCTGCCCGGCCACGAGGCCCTGGAACCCGCAGCGCGCCGGGCCCGGGCCGCCGCCCTGGCGCCGGTGATCCGCGGGATCGCCTCCCACGACAAGCCCCAGGTCGGTCACTTCAGCGACGCCGACGTGGTCCTGGACTTCCTCTCCCGCACCGAGCACCCCCGCCTCGCCGCGCTCGGCACGTCCTGCCCGGACCACTTCCTGCGCACCAAGGTGAAACCCCTCCTCCTCGACCTGCCTCCGACGACCGACCTCGAGACCACGATCACGCGGTTGCAGGAACTGCACGAGGACTACCGGGCCGACTACCAGGCCTACTACGACCGCCACGCCGACGAGCACTCCCCCGCCCTGCGCGGCGCCGACCCGCTCGTCGTGCTCGTCCCCGGCATCGGGATGTTCTCCTACGGCAAGGACGCCCAGACCGCCCGCGTCGCCGGCGAGTTCTACGTCAACGCCATCAACGTCATGCGCGGAGCCGAAGGGGTCTCCAGCTACGTCCCCATCGACGAGGCGGAGAAGTTCCGCATCGAGTACTGGGCCCTGGAGGAGGCCAAGCTCCAGCGGATGCCGAGACCGAAACCCCTGGCCACCCGGATCGCCCTGGTCACCGGTGCCGCCTCCGGCATCGGCAAGGCCATCGCCACCCGCCTGGCCGCCGAGGGCGCCTGCGTCGTCGTCGCCGACCTGGACCTGGCCAAGGCCCAGGCCGCCGCAGCCGAGCTGGGATCGTCCGACGTCGCGGTCGGGGTCGCGGCCGACGTCTCCGACCCCGACGCCGTGAAGGCCGCGGTCGATCAGGCCGTCCTGGCCTTCGGGGGTCTCGACCTCGTCGTGAACAACGCCGGGTTGTCGATCTCGAAGCCGTTGCTGGAGACCACCGAGGAGGACTGGGACCTGCAGCACGCCGTCATGGCCAAGGGCTCCTTCCTGGTCGCCCAGGCCGCGGCCCGCGTCCTCATCGCCCAGGGCCTCGGCGGGGACATCGTCTACATCGCCTCCAAGAACTCCGTCTTCGCCGGCCCGAACAACATCGCCTACTCCGCGGTGAAGGCGGACCAGGCCCACCAGGTCCGCCTCCTCGCCGCGGAACTCGGTGAGCACGGCATCAAGGTCAACGGCGTGAACCCCGACGGGGTCGTGCGCGGGTCGGGCATCTTCGCCGGCGGGTGGGGCGCCTCGCGGGCCAAGACCTACGGCATCGAGGAGGAGGACCTCGGGAAGTTCTACGCCCAGCGCACCCTGCTCAAGCGCGAGGTCCTGCCCGAGCACGTCGCCAACGCGGTGTTCGTCCTCACCGCCGGCGAACTCAGCCACACGACCGGTCTGCACGTCCCCGTCGACGCCGGCGTCGCCGCCGCGTTCCTCCGATAGGAGCCCGAACGATGTCCGTCCACATCGCGGTGGACCTCGGCGCCTCGAGCGGCCGGGTGATGCTCGGCACGGCCGCGCCGGGTGTGCTCCACCTGGAGGAGCTGCACCGCTTCCCCAACGGCCCTATCCCGGTCAACGGCGGGCTGGTCACCGACGCCGTCGGCCTGTGGCAGCAGGTCCTCGTCGGTCTGCGCGCCGTCGCCCGCACGAACCCCGGGGCGAGCACCGTGGCCGTCGACACCTGGGCCGTCGACTACGGCCTGCTGGCGGCCGACGGGACGCTGCTGGGGACCCCCCGGCACTACCGCGACCCCCGGACCGAGGGGGTCGCCGAGCGTGTCCTGGCCCGGGTCCCCGGGGCGGAGCTCTACCGGCGCAACGGTCTGCAGCACCTGCCGTTCACGACGATCTACCAGCTGATCGCCGAGGCGGACGGGCCGCTGCTGGGCGCGGCGTCCGACGCGTTGCTGCTCCCGGACCTCTTCGGGTTCTGGCTGTCCGGCGTCCGCGGCGCGGAGGCCACCAACGTCTCGACGACGGGCCTGGCCGACGTCGCGACCGGACGCTGGGCCGACGACCTCGTGGACCTCGCCGAGCTCGCGCGGACGCTGCTGCCGCCCGTGCACGACCCGGGAACCGTCCTGGGGACCCTGCGTCCCGACGTGCTCGACGCCACGGGACTGGACCCCGCGACCCGCCTCGTGGCGGTCGGTTCGCACGACACGGCCTCGGCCGTGGTCGCCGTCCCGGCCGCGGACGAGGACTTCGCCTACATCGCGTGCGGGACGTGGGGCCTGGTCGGCGTCGAACTCGGGCAGCCCGTCGTCTCGGCGGAGTCGTTCGCGGCGAACTTCACCAACGAACGCGGCGTGGACGACCGGATCCGCTACCTGCGCAACGTCATGGGGCTGTGGGTCCTGCAGCAGTGCGTCGCCGAGTGGTCCGCGCGGGACCGGGTCGACCTGGGCGAGCTCCTCGCCGCCGCGGCGGAGGTCCCGCCGGGCGGACCGGTGATCGACATCGACGACGCCCGCTTCCTGGCCCCCGGGCCGATGGTCGAACGGGTCGCCGCGGCGGTGGCGGAGTCCGGTCGCCGTCCCCCGGGGGAACCCGCCGAGGTCGTGCGCTGCGTGCTGGAGAGCCTGGCCGACGCCTTCGCGCGCACCGTCGCCGACGCGGTCCGGTTGTCCGGCCACCCCGTGCGCGTCGTCCACCTCGTCGGCGGGGGGGCCCGCAACGCCCTGCTCTGCCGCCTCACCGCGAACGCCTGCGGACTGCCGGTGGTCGCGGGGCCCGTGGAGGCCACCGCCCTGGGCAACGTCCTGGTCCAGGCCCGCGCGGCCGGGGACCTGTCCGGGTCCCTGGAGGCGCTGCGGTCCCTGGTGCGCCAGACTGCCGACCTCACCACCTACGTCCCGGATCGCACCACCGCAGGAGTGTCGTGAAACGTCAGGTCCCCAACGCCCGCGAGATCCTGGAGCTGGTGCAGTTCAAGAAGCCGGAACTGGACGGCCGCAAGCGCCGCCTCGAGTCCGCGCTCACCATCGAGGACCTGCGTCACATCGCCAAGCGCCGGACCCCGCGCGCCGCCTTCGACTACACCGACGGTTCCGCCGAGGGCGAGATCTCCCTCGCCCGAGCCCGTCAGGCCTTCTCCGACGTGGAGTTCCACCCCTCGATCCTGCACGACGTCTCCACGGTCGACACCTCCACCACGATCTTCGGCGGCCCCTCGGCCCTGCCCTTCGGCATCGCCCCCACCGGCTTCACCCGTCTCATGCAGACCGAGGGCGAGACCGCCGGAGCCGGAGCCGCCGGGGCGGCCGGCATCCCCTTCACCCTCTCCACCCTGGGCACCACCTCGATCGAGCACGTGAAGGCCGCCAACCCCACGGGCCGCAACTGGTTCCAGCTCTACGTCATGCGCCAGCGCGAGATCTCCTACGGCCTCGTGGAGCGCGCCGCGAAGGCCGGTTTCGACACCCTGATGTTCACCGTCGACACCCCCATCGCGGGAGCCCGCCTGCGCGACAAGCGCAACGGCTTCTCCATCCCGCCCCAGCTCACCGCCTCCACCATCCTCGACACCATGACCCGGCCCTGGTGGTGGTTCGACTTCCTCACCACCACCAAGCTCGAGTTCGCCTCCCTCACCGAGACCGGCGGCACCGTGGGGGAACTCCTCGACTACGCGATGGACCCCTCCATCGACTACGGCGACCTGGAGACCATCAGGGCCATGTGGCCCGGGAAGCTCGTCATCAAGGGCGTCCAGAACGTCGCGGACGCCAAGAAGCTCGTCGACCTCGGCGTGGACGGGATCATCCTGTCCAACCACGGCGGCCGCCAACTGGACCGCGCCCCCATCCCCTTCCACCTCCTGCCCGAGGTGGTCCGCGAGGTCGGCCACCACACCGAGGTCGTCATCGACACCGGCATCATGAACGGAGCCGACGTCGTCGCCTCCCTCGCGATGGGTGCGAAGTTCACCCTGGTCGGGCGCGCCTACCTCTACGGCCTCATGGCCGGCGGACGTCAGGGCGTCGACCGCGCGATCCAGATCCTCACCGAGCAGGTGGTGCGGACGATGAAGCTCCTCGAGGTCGCCGACGTCTCCGAGCTCGGACCCCAGCACGTCACCCAGCTGGAGCGGCTCGTCCCCCGCGCCCGCCCGTGAGGGTCGCCGCGTGGGCGTCGATCACGGCCTGGAGCAGTCCCGGGAAGCGTTCGTCCAGGTCGGCGCGGCGCAGGGTGTTGAGGATGGCCGTCCCGCGGTAGCGCTGGTCGATGACGCCGGCCTCCCGCAGGACCCGGAAGTGGTGCGTCGAGGTCGACCTGGTCACGGGGAGGTCGAACGCGATGCAGGCCTGGTCGTCGTGCCCCCCGGCCAGCTGCGCCACGATGCGCCGCCGGACGGGGTCGGCCAGGGCCGCCAGCACGGCGTCGAGGGAGAACCGCTCCTTCTCGGGGTGCTCCAGGGTCCGCACTCTCGCTCCTCTCCGTTCCGCAGGCGGGTGCTACGGTCTTCGTCGTACTACGACAACCATCGTACGACGCCGGGGACCCCGCCCGGCTGGAGGAGGTTCCCGTGAAGGTGTTCCAGATCGGTGCCGCCGGCGGCGTCGGACGTCGACTCAGCGCCCTGCTCGTCGCCCGGGGCGTCGAGGTCAGCGGGATGCACCGCGCCGGGGCGCAGGCCGCGACCATCGCCGAGCAGGGTGCGACCCCCGTCGCCGGCGACCTCGTCGCCGACAGCGTGGACGAGCTCGCCGCGAAGCTGGCCGGGCACGACGCCGTGGTGTTCAGCGCCGGGGCCCACGGAACGGGCCGGGACCAGACCAGCGCCATCGACGGCGAGGGAGTGGTCAAGGCCGCCGCCGCCGCCGCGCAGGCCGGGGTGTCCCGGTTCCTGCTGGTGTCGGTGTTCCCCGAGGCCGGGCGCGGAGGCGAGCTCGGTGAAGGGTTCGAGCACTACGTGCGGGTGAAGAAGGACGCCGACGCGCACCTCGCCGCCACCGACCTCGACTGGCTGATCGTGCGCCCCGGGACCCTGGTGGACTCCCCCGGGACGGGCACGGTCGCCGCTCGGGCAGCCCTGGAGTACGGGGACGTGCCGCGCGACGACGTGGCCGCGTTCCTCGACGCGGCCCTGGCCCAACCCCGACTGAACCGCTCCGTCGTGGAACTCACCGCCGGTCCCACCCCGGTCGCCGACGCCGTCGCCGCACTGGTCCCCCGGGCCGCTCGTCGGTGATCGCCTCGTCGGCGTCCGCGGCGGTCCTCTTCCCGCCCGACCTCGCCGTCCCGACCCTCCTGCTGCTCCTCCTGGCCGCCTTCGCGGCGGGCTGGGTGGACGCCGTGGTCGGCGGCGGGGGCCTCCTGCAGCTCCCGGCCCTGCTGCTCGTCCCCGGCCTCGCTCCCGTCCAGGCCCTGGCCACGAACAAGCTCGGCTCGATCTTCGGGACCTCCACCAGTGCCCTGACGTACTACCGGCGGGCCCGGCCCGACCTGCGGACAGCCCTGCCGATGGCGGCGGTCGCCCTCGTGGGCAGTTTCGGCGGTGCCTCGATCGCCGCGGCCCTCCCGGTCGCGGTGTTCAAACCCGTCATCGTCGTCGCCCTGGTCACCGTCGCGACCATCACCCTGCTGCGGCCGGCCCTGGGCGGGACGACGTCGTTGCGCTTCTCCGGGCACGCGCACTACCGCGCCGCCGTCGCGGTGGGCCTGGCCATCGGGGTCTACGACGGCGTCCTGGGCCCGGGGACGGGGACGTTCCTGGTCATCGCGATGGTCAGCCTCCTCGGCTACGACTTCCTGCAGGCCAGCGCGAAGGCGAAGATCGTCAACTTCGCCACCAACCTCGGCGCCCTGCTCTTCTTCGTCCCGCACGGATCGGTCGTCTGGGGACTGGCCCTGCTCCTGGGCGCGGCCAACGTGGGCGGCAGCTACCTCGGCTCACGGATGGCCATCGCCAGCGGAACCCGCTTCATCCGCACCGTCTTCCTGGTGGTGGTCGCGGCGCTCATCGTGAAGGTGGGCCACGACGTGTGGGTCGAGAACCTCCGGCCCCTCCTCGCCTGAACCACCACTCACGTCGAGGGAGGACCCTGCTCCAGCGCGCGTAGCAGCAACCGGTGCAGCGTCGCCCGGTCTCGGTCGGACAACCCGCCGAACGACTCCTCGAGGACCTCGTCGAGCAGGGCACCCCCCGCCGCCCGCACCTGCTCGCCCGCGGCGGTGAGGCGGTGCCGGACCGCCCGGCCGGGCCCCTCGACCCGCTCCAGGAGTTCACGCTCGATCATGCGCCGGGCCAGCTCGCCCATCGACTGGTCGGTCTGGAAGGTGAGGACCGCGAGCCGGTGCAGCGAGGCCTCGGGTTCGGCGTCGAGGTGTCGCAGCACGTCCCACTGGACGAGGGAGACCCCGAGCGTGGCCAACTGGCGGTTCGCGTCCCGGTGGTGGCGCCACTGCAGCCGTTTGACGGCCAGCCCGACGTCCTGCAGCGAAGGTTCCACGATCCCAGGGTAGCGGATCCAAGGAACCTGACCTAAGGTTACTTATATGCAGCTCCTCGACGTCCCCCTCGACACCACCACCGTGCCCGTGACCTGCACCGACCAGGGCCGCGGTCGCCCCGTCCTGCTGCTGCACGGCGGCGGCGGTCCCCTCACCGTCAGCGCCTGGGCGCACCGGCTGGCCACCACCGCCGACGTCCGGGTGATCGTCCCCACCCACCCCGGTTTCGAGGGCACGCCCCGCCCGGATGCCCTGAGCTCGCCCCAGGACCTCGCCCGGCTCTACGCCGGCCTGCTGGAGTCCCTCGACCTGGACGGCGTCACGGTCGTCGGCAACTCGCTCGGCGGCTGGATCACGGCGGAACTCGGGCTGCTCGACACCACCCGGGTCGGTCGTCAGGTCCTCGTGGACGCCGTCGGGATCGAGGTCCCCGGCCACCCCGTCGCCGACTTCTTCGCCCTCACCCCGCAGCAGGTCGCCGAGCGCAGCTACGCCGACCCCGCGACGTTCGGCCTCGACCCCGCCACGCTCCCCGCCGAGCGGCTCGTGGCGATGGCGGGCAACCGCGCCACCCTCCAGGTCTACGGCGGTACGGCCATGACCGACCCGACCCTCGCCGGCCGGCTGGCGGCGACCGCCCGTCCGACCCTCGTCGTCTGGGGCGAGGCGGACCGCATCGGGGACCCCGACTACGGCCGCGCCTACGCCGCGGCCCTCCCCGGGGCCGGGTTCGTCCTGCTCCCCGGGGCGGGCCACCTCCCGCAGATCGAGACCCCGGACGTCCTCGTCGACGTCGTCCGGGGGTTCCTTCAGGAGACCCCGAGGGCTTCCTTCAGCGGGTCGATGGCGAAGTAGACGAGGAACAGCACCGCGACGACCCACAGCACCGGGTGCACCAGCCGGGCCTTGCCCTTGGCCACCTTGAGCACCACGAAGGCGATGAACCCGGCCCCGATGCCGGCGCTGATGGAGTAGGTGAAGGGCATCAGGACGATCGTCAGGAACGCCGGCAGGGCGATCTCCAGGTCCGACCAGTCGATGCCCTTGACCTGGGTCATCATGAGGAAACCCACGACCACGAGCGCGGGGGTCGCCGCCTCGTAGGGGACGATCGACACCACGGGGGCCAGGAACGTCGCCAGCAGGAACGCCACCCCGGTGACCACGCTCGCCAGGCCCGTGCGCGCACCCTCGCCGACCCCCGTCGCCGATTCGATGAAACTCGTGTTGCTGGAGACCCCGCCCGCACCACCGGCGGCCGCGGCGATCGAGTCGACGACGAGGATCCGGCGCATCCGCGGCGGGTTCCCGTCCGCGTCCAGCAGGTCCCCCTCGGCGCCGATGGCGACGACGGTCCCCATGGTGTCGAAGAAGTCGGCGAGCAGGAGCGTGAAGACCAGCAGCAGGACGCTGACCACGCCGATGACCCGGAACGAGCCCAGCAGCGAGAACTGCCCCAGCGTCGAGAAGTCCGGGGTGGAGATCCACCGGTCGGGCAGCTCCGGGACGTTCAGCCCCCACGCCCGCGCGTTCACGACGGAACCGTCGGCGCCGGTGCGCGGCCCGAGCTTCGCCACGCCCTCCACGACGACCGCGAGGACGGTCGCCACGACGATCCCGGCGAGGATCGCACCCCGGACGCCGCGGACCATCAGGACGATCGTCAGGAGGAGCCCGACGACGAACACCAGGGTCGGCCAGCCGGCCAGGAACCCGCCGATTCCGAGTTCCAGGGGGGTGCCGCTGCCGGCCCGGACGAAGCCGGAGTCGACGAGCCCGACGATCGTGATGAACAACCCGATCCCCACGCTGATGGCGATCTTCATCTGCGCCGGGACGGCCCGGAACACCGCCTCCCGCAGACCCGTGAGCACCAGGACGAGGATCACCAGGCCCTCGATGACCACGAGCCCCATGGCGTCGGCCCAGGTCATCCTCGGCAGGCTGGCCACGCCGAAGGCCAGGAACGCGTTCAGCCCCAGCCCGGTCGCCAGCGCGAGCGGGTAGTTCGCGACCGCACCCATCAGCAGGGTCACGACCCCGGCCACGAGGGCCGTCCCCGCGGCGACGGCGGCCAGGTCGGGACTGCTGCCACCGCCCAGGAAGCCCCCGGTCCCGTCCGGCTGCGTCCCGATGATGAGCGGGTTCAGGACGATGATGTAGGCCATCGTGAAGAAGGTCGCGAGACCACCGCGGACCTCGCGTCCGACGGTGGAGCCCCGGGCGCTGATCTCGAACCAGCGGTCGAGGGCGGACGGGACAGGGGCGTGCGACATGCGGGACCTCGGGGTCGACGGGGCGGAACCCGGGCGATCCTGCCAGAGCTCAGTGCACCGGGGCGACCGGCGAGATCACCAGCGCCCGGACCGGGGCGTGGACCCCGGCCCAGGTCGAGGACAGCGACTCGTGCAGGACGGCGCTCGCCGCCCCGAGGGCCCCGGCCTGCTCCCCCGCCTCCCCCAGCCGCACGCCGAGGGGGTGGACCTCGCGCGTCATGGCCGCACCCAGCCGGGCCGCCAGCGCGACCCGCAGCCGCTCACCCGTTCGGCGCAACCCCGCGCCGCCGAGGACGACCTCGCTCACGTCGAGGACGTTCACCACCCCGAGCACCACCCGTGCGATGTCGTCGGCCGCCGCGTCGAGCACCTCCGCGGCGACGGTGTCCCCCGCCCCCGCCCGGGTGCCCAGCACGTCGTGGTCGTCCAGGACGGTCCGCTCGGCGAGGCGCAACCCGGCCGCCCGCGCCGCCCGGGAGCCGACCCGCTCCACGTAGCGGCGCACCACGGCGGCCGGTGCGGCGACGGCCTCGAGGCAGCCGACGGAGCCGCAGGGACACGGCGGGCCGGCCGGGTCGGCGACGACGTGGCCGATCTCGCCCGCGTTGCCGGACTCCCCGTGCAGCA
This region includes:
- the rhaI gene encoding L-rhamnose isomerase, coding for MNETQVLAALREQTIELPSWAFGNSGTRFKVFGTPGTPRDPFEKLSDAAQVHRYTGVAPRVSLHIPWDLVDDYGKLAAHAADLGVTIGMINSNLFQDDEYKLGSLTHTDPKVRAKAVAHHAQCIDVMRATGSKELKLWLPDGTNYPGQDDLRDRQDRLAESLQQIYALLDDDHRLVLEYKFFEPAFYSTDVPDWGTSLLHCLALGERAKVVLDTGHHAPGTNIEFIVVQLLRQGRLGAFDFNSRFYADDDLMAGAADPFQLFRVMYEIVRSDALRADSGVNFMLDQCHNVEDKIPGQIRSVTNVQQATAKALLVDRDALRAAQQAGDVLGANDVFMDAYHTDVRPLLAGLREEMGLDPDPMAAFKASGYLARIAAERIGGQQAGWGA
- a CDS encoding bifunctional aldolase/short-chain dehydrogenase, with translation MGSMSPAGRTTVGELIARSNALGADPRFTNYAGGNTSAKGSATDPVTGTDVELLWVKGSGGDLGTLTEQGLAVLRLDRVRALKDVYPGLEREDEMVAAFDYCLHGRGGAAPSIDTAMHALVDAAHVDHLHPDAGIALACAADGEKLTEQVYGDKVVWVPWRRPGFQLGLDLAAIKDANPQAVGTILGGHGITAWGDTSAQAEANSRWIIETAEAFLAQNSHPQPFGPVLPGHEALEPAARRARAAALAPVIRGIASHDKPQVGHFSDADVVLDFLSRTEHPRLAALGTSCPDHFLRTKVKPLLLDLPPTTDLETTITRLQELHEDYRADYQAYYDRHADEHSPALRGADPLVVLVPGIGMFSYGKDAQTARVAGEFYVNAINVMRGAEGVSSYVPIDEAEKFRIEYWALEEAKLQRMPRPKPLATRIALVTGAASGIGKAIATRLAAEGACVVVADLDLAKAQAAAAELGSSDVAVGVAADVSDPDAVKAAVDQAVLAFGGLDLVVNNAGLSISKPLLETTEEDWDLQHAVMAKGSFLVAQAAARVLIAQGLGGDIVYIASKNSVFAGPNNIAYSAVKADQAHQVRLLAAELGEHGIKVNGVNPDGVVRGSGIFAGGWGASRAKTYGIEEEDLGKFYAQRTLLKREVLPEHVANAVFVLTAGELSHTTGLHVPVDAGVAAAFLR
- a CDS encoding rhamnulokinase, with translation MSVHIAVDLGASSGRVMLGTAAPGVLHLEELHRFPNGPIPVNGGLVTDAVGLWQQVLVGLRAVARTNPGASTVAVDTWAVDYGLLAADGTLLGTPRHYRDPRTEGVAERVLARVPGAELYRRNGLQHLPFTTIYQLIAEADGPLLGAASDALLLPDLFGFWLSGVRGAEATNVSTTGLADVATGRWADDLVDLAELARTLLPPVHDPGTVLGTLRPDVLDATGLDPATRLVAVGSHDTASAVVAVPAADEDFAYIACGTWGLVGVELGQPVVSAESFAANFTNERGVDDRIRYLRNVMGLWVLQQCVAEWSARDRVDLGELLAAAAEVPPGGPVIDIDDARFLAPGPMVERVAAAVAESGRRPPGEPAEVVRCVLESLADAFARTVADAVRLSGHPVRVVHLVGGGARNALLCRLTANACGLPVVAGPVEATALGNVLVQARAAGDLSGSLEALRSLVRQTADLTTYVPDRTTAGVS
- a CDS encoding alpha-hydroxy acid oxidase, whose translation is MKRQVPNAREILELVQFKKPELDGRKRRLESALTIEDLRHIAKRRTPRAAFDYTDGSAEGEISLARARQAFSDVEFHPSILHDVSTVDTSTTIFGGPSALPFGIAPTGFTRLMQTEGETAGAGAAGAAGIPFTLSTLGTTSIEHVKAANPTGRNWFQLYVMRQREISYGLVERAAKAGFDTLMFTVDTPIAGARLRDKRNGFSIPPQLTASTILDTMTRPWWWFDFLTTTKLEFASLTETGGTVGELLDYAMDPSIDYGDLETIRAMWPGKLVIKGVQNVADAKKLVDLGVDGIILSNHGGRQLDRAPIPFHLLPEVVREVGHHTEVVIDTGIMNGADVVASLAMGAKFTLVGRAYLYGLMAGGRQGVDRAIQILTEQVVRTMKLLEVADVSELGPQHVTQLERLVPRARP
- a CDS encoding ArsR/SmtB family transcription factor, with product MRTLEHPEKERFSLDAVLAALADPVRRRIVAQLAGGHDDQACIAFDLPVTRSTSTHHFRVLREAGVIDQRYRGTAILNTLRRADLDERFPGLLQAVIDAHAATLTGGRGGRAAPAG
- a CDS encoding NAD(P)H-binding protein; the encoded protein is MKVFQIGAAGGVGRRLSALLVARGVEVSGMHRAGAQAATIAEQGATPVAGDLVADSVDELAAKLAGHDAVVFSAGAHGTGRDQTSAIDGEGVVKAAAAAAQAGVSRFLLVSVFPEAGRGGELGEGFEHYVRVKKDADAHLAATDLDWLIVRPGTLVDSPGTGTVAARAALEYGDVPRDDVAAFLDAALAQPRLNRSVVELTAGPTPVADAVAALVPRAARR
- a CDS encoding sulfite exporter TauE/SafE family protein; the protein is MIASSASAAVLFPPDLAVPTLLLLLLAAFAAGWVDAVVGGGGLLQLPALLLVPGLAPVQALATNKLGSIFGTSTSALTYYRRARPDLRTALPMAAVALVGSFGGASIAAALPVAVFKPVIVVALVTVATITLLRPALGGTTSLRFSGHAHYRAAVAVGLAIGVYDGVLGPGTGTFLVIAMVSLLGYDFLQASAKAKIVNFATNLGALLFFVPHGSVVWGLALLLGAANVGGSYLGSRMAIASGTRFIRTVFLVVVAALIVKVGHDVWVENLRPLLA
- a CDS encoding MarR family winged helix-turn-helix transcriptional regulator; translated protein: MEPSLQDVGLAVKRLQWRHHRDANRQLATLGVSLVQWDVLRHLDAEPEASLHRLAVLTFQTDQSMGELARRMIERELLERVEGPGRAVRHRLTAAGEQVRAAGGALLDEVLEESFGGLSDRDRATLHRLLLRALEQGPPST
- a CDS encoding alpha/beta fold hydrolase encodes the protein MQLLDVPLDTTTVPVTCTDQGRGRPVLLLHGGGGPLTVSAWAHRLATTADVRVIVPTHPGFEGTPRPDALSSPQDLARLYAGLLESLDLDGVTVVGNSLGGWITAELGLLDTTRVGRQVLVDAVGIEVPGHPVADFFALTPQQVAERSYADPATFGLDPATLPAERLVAMAGNRATLQVYGGTAMTDPTLAGRLAATARPTLVVWGEADRIGDPDYGRAYAAALPGAGFVLLPGAGHLPQIETPDVLVDVVRGFLQETPRASFSGSMAK
- a CDS encoding NCS2 family permease, translated to MSHAPVPSALDRWFEISARGSTVGREVRGGLATFFTMAYIIVLNPLIIGTQPDGTGGFLGGGSSPDLAAVAAGTALVAGVVTLLMGAVANYPLALATGLGLNAFLAFGVASLPRMTWADAMGLVVIEGLVILVLVLTGLREAVFRAVPAQMKIAISVGIGLFITIVGLVDSGFVRAGSGTPLELGIGGFLAGWPTLVFVVGLLLTIVLMVRGVRGAILAGIVVATVLAVVVEGVAKLGPRTGADGSVVNARAWGLNVPELPDRWISTPDFSTLGQFSLLGSFRVIGVVSVLLLVFTLLLADFFDTMGTVVAIGAEGDLLDADGNPPRMRRILVVDSIAAAAGGAGGVSSNTSFIESATGVGEGARTGLASVVTGVAFLLATFLAPVVSIVPYEAATPALVVVGFLMMTQVKGIDWSDLEIALPAFLTIVLMPFTYSISAGIGAGFIAFVVLKVAKGKARLVHPVLWVVAVLFLVYFAIDPLKEALGVS